Sequence from the Cydia fagiglandana chromosome 8, ilCydFagi1.1, whole genome shotgun sequence genome:
ttaacaatgaggcccacgttgctgtagccatgtcgataaagtcatatcgataaactatcgacatttcttgcaattttaattttacttcaaaggcttaacgatacctaaaatgaccaaaaacgcttttattctttattgtggttatcatatcacaattttatagtcacgccccagcagggaaccaagggaaagttccgatatttaattaaaatacataaatacctcctaaaataggtgttccgcaataattgaattatattattatattataatatattcattatctattagcatttcaattatgtttatgtttaacgaagatattgaaggttcaattaatcgctatttcgttccgctgtgtagcgtttatcgatatataacatgattaatatcgacttttcacatccctaaaagagcacacatatacgcttttacgcacgcatacacagcctgggcgcatcaagaaaggcaacacttgatttgaagtccaccttgtcaacagtatggttgtccttttttgacaaacggcattttaaaagagcgaggagagagaaatgatactagttgctgcgtcgtgaaagagaacagaaaaggcaGGGCCCTTGACACAATACAATAGACTGTCACAGGGTCAGTCAGCcagggatgccaacttagtggttttatcactaaatttagggggaaataaaTCAGCTAGGGGTCTTTTtaggggctaaatatttttagggtagaaaaaggcggcaaatttgaaaaatgtaggcacgaagggatatcgtctcatagcaaatttgaatttcacgcctttttctactgacaagatttgcttgaccatctataacgttcatatgtatgtatgatcacaaaaatgtcgaaccggttgaaaatcataataatgtactaaattctgtaaaatgtataaaataaagaattaattaaacgtattttcgtttattttttatttagtgggttttccaaaataatagtacagttttaggggtttttaagttgagctctaggggtaaaaaaaattggagttggcaaccctgcAGTCAGCTGCGTCACTCACGTCACTGTCAGTCGATAAATATCtacgtaaaataaatatattttgttaatcAAACTAAATAATCAGTTTAGCTTGAACCGTCTACTTTCGTTGTTGTCGTGCATTATTTTCTATTATAAGTATCCAACGTCGGTTCGTTACATGTCTTCCGTGCgtaaaatagaaatagaaaatgttGTGAAACTAAACTTGTTTCGATATTCTCATTACTTATTATGTAAAAAACCAATAGAAGATGTGTTCTCATAGTGTGTTTTCATTGTTTAGTAAGTGGCGTTTATGGATTAAACCGCTGCTAGTAGCTTTGTACGTGATACTTATAATCGTTTTAGTGCCAATATTGATAGCTCATTCCATAAGCAATGGATTTAGTAAAGCTGACCAGGGCGCGTTGGTGGGAGGCGGATTTGTCCTCTTGGCGATGCCCATCTCGATATGGGAGATCACACAACATGTATTGCATTACACAAAACCTTCTTTACAGAAACACATAATAAGGTACatgtcaatattttattttcctattttttttttactgtcggACTTACCTCTATCCAAAGACGTGGGTTCGAGACCCACATAACCCACATTAGCCAGAGTTGATCATCATAaattttttcattgtgattgacatctgcatgtacaatttataaaatatattataaggtAATCTAATACTAACAATGTCTATGTTACAGCAGTGGAATGatcaattatttttataattttgtggCCTATATTCTctttatattatatgtttttGTTAATGAAACATCTTTCCCTCCACAGAATATTATGGATGGTCCCAATCTATGCACTAAATGCCTGGCTAGGCTTACAGTTTCCGGAACAATCTATTTATATGGATTCTCTGCGAGAATGCTATGAAGCATATGTCATCTACAACTTCATGAAGTATTTATTAAACTACCTCAATGAAGATCAAGATCTTGAGGCACTATTGGAAACGAAACCTCAAGTTTATCACATATTTCCTCTCTGCTGCCTTGCACCATGGGAAATGGGAAGGTGATTAGGACAATAATATTAACACTAATAGTAATTATAAGTAattttctgtttatttatttatcattatcacatagagttataccaagaaaagtgtgcagcaattttgatagcccatggagtgcaagtgttattttcaatgtcaaacttctatgaaacgatgacatataaataacacttttgcactgcgtgggctatcaaaatcggtgcagacttttcttggtctagctctAATATATATCTCTATCTGTCCAGGGAATTTGTCCACAACTGCAAACATGGCATCCTACAGTATACAGTAGTGCGGCCCGTCACCACCGTCATCTCCATGATCTGTGAGCTGTGCGGGGTGTATGGAGAAAGTGACTTCAACCCTAACGTGGCGTTCCCTTACATGATAGCCATTAATAATCTGTCTCAGTTTTTGGCCATGTACTGCCTGGTGCTGTTCTATAGAGCTAACCGGGTGGAGTTGAAGCCGATGAAGCCTATTGGAAAGTTTCTTTGCATAAAAGCTGTTGTTTTCTTCTCATTCTTGTGAGTATTTGATATAATTCAGATGTTTAACAAccattatcctctagccgcccatatgtcaaaccttgccaagcaaaatgaaattttattttgtcaacacaatgttcaaattagaatagtacaggagacctttttataggtctctgggcggctagaggctatgCATATAACTTGTTGCCGTTTcgtttttagtaaaaaaaaagcaTATAAGTTGATTCCCTCCAGTTGGTATGTTTGCTTAGTGGAAAAGGCTATTAGTACATTAATTACTGATACACATTTTTTACTCCATTTTCTGCTTATGACTGAATACTAATCAATTTAGCAATTAGCAGAATTGTTGAACATATTAAGTACTACAACTAATTAGTATTATTTTCTTACAGCCAAGGTGTGATTATAAACATTCTGGTTTATTGTGGAGTTATATCAAACCTATTTGGAATACCAGAATCAGATACCAAAATCATGTCTTCAAAACTTCAGGTATGAAGAATTTCTTAAACCAGACAGATCATACCATACCACTATCTTATAAacattgttcgaattgggccggtATTCAAATAAGGCACTCTCAATCTTTGGCGCTTAAGGACGCTTATTACTTTCACCCATGTTCTTACAGCTCCCATGAAAGGCGCTATCAAACTAAGGGGCCACACAATAACACCCACTGTAAACTTACGAGCGTGAGGCCTATATAGTCtctctttaggtatttaaaaaaaagtaaacaatttgttatattattcgggtagttatatcataataattattggttaaccaaacaaatacaaaaccgccttgATCAGTCGCTGACCgatctgactttaacctacattatttgatcatgtaatgttttcatctaccctcaactggcttaaggaccCATTTGAGGGAagattttgtttagttttatttaaatatctaaagatacagagtataatccTAAAGATTGCGTTTTGTCTCCAGGATTTCCTGATCTGCATCGAGATGTTCCTAGCGGCCATCGCGCACCACTACAGTTTCTCGTACAAGCCGTTCGCACGGCACGAGCCCGACTCGCGCTCTTGCCTCGGCTCGTTCCTCGCCATGTGGGACGTGTCGGACGTGAAGCGGGACATCTCCGAGCACCTCGGCGTTGTTGGTACGTCACCAGCTCATGCCAGCTCGTCGAGAGCCTCTCGCTGAGTCTCGGCACCGCTCCGATCCAATCGGAGAAACGCGAGATCGGATATTTCAACATCGACTCCCTAAGTTCCTATTCTCCCAGGATTCAGCTAATATGTGAAGGGATTAAACACGACAGTCATATTCTGAACGATCCGAGTCAACAACACCAGCATATGCCGGCTATACACACTTGGCACCGCACCGATCTAATCAGAGAAGCGCGAGACAAGACGAGGAAGAGCGACGAGAAGAAGAGAGACGAGAAGGGAGCAGTATATACACACTCGTTCTCTGCCTTTCTCGGGGTGTCTCGTCGAGTGTGTAGAGCCTACATCATATACTGCTCCCTTCTCGTCTCGCTCTTCCTTGTCTCGTGTCGCGCGCTTCTCCGATTGGATCGGTGCGGTGCCAAGTGTATACAGCCGGCATATGCCTCGCGCGGCACAAGCCTTACTCGTGTTGCTTCGGATCGTTCATATGAGACTGTCGTGTATAATCCCTACATAAATTAGCTGAATCCTGGGTCGAGTAAGGACTTAGGGAGTCAATGTTGATGTTCCGATGTCCAAAATACAGTGTCATGGTTATCGCGCGTTTCGCGCTCTCTGTTTTGGATCTCGGAATGtgtgtataaattttatttatctaGCAAGAAACGAGAATGGCGTATACCCGCTCTGAGATTGTGTATTCTGTCACTGATTGCTTTGATTTAATTGATAGTGTGTTTTTATGCTAGAATTTGCCATTGAGATATTGTCCATCAAAAGCTGTTATACTTTCGAGCGCTAATGacgttttaaagttttaaagttGTCGCGAAGTAATTTGTTTATGAGGTCAACAATAAATGTTAACTatgtaattaatataattatctaaCATAGTTACCATTTTTATCACGTCTATTAGTTATTCATAGACTAATAGGATAAAGATTAGAAAAACAAAATAGCGGctcatataggtacagtcaaatgtaaaaatatgggagCACACATCATatctactcaaaaatatgtcagcgaattaagaactatgggacgaTAATCTTCGGTTTAACTAGTGTTATCTATTCTCAAAAATAAGTTGGACTATTATCGTGCACGTTATCAATCGACCTTCGCTGCACTTACACACCAAAACAGTTATTTAAGCGGACATGTACCTTATGGTGTTGCCATATGGTCTTATTTATTGGTTTGTTGACACAACTGGCTACCCATTCTATACCCAATCCTGTGTTTCACCTGCAGACAATGTAACATATACACCGAGAATGTTCTTTCAGCCTGCAATTGAGACATTCTTTGTGGCTTCCCATCAGAAAAGGGCCCTTATCCATGAGCATGAACGCCATTAGACGTTACACCTCTTctataatcaatatttttttaactgcTTAAGGGGCTTACAGATTACCTGTTCGCctgacgatatcagcctgttagTTGTTCGGAGTTGTCAAATTTAGCGTTTAATTGACAGGCTAATTTCGTCCAGCGAACTGGtcatcagtgggcccctttaactGGAGGCTGTAAACAATTTCTGTCAACAGGGAGCTCCTTCAGCCGGCGACTGCGAGGCAAGTCCATGTACCACATGGCCCGAGGTTACGACGAGAGCTCGCGTCTGGTCAACGAGCCCACCAGCAGCTCTGCGCCCAACCTCACCGTGGAGGAGCCGGTCGTCGACATCCGGCCCTCGGTGTACGGCTCTGTGGACACGACGATCACCGCTTCCGCCGACTCTGAGCCGCTGCTGGGCTCCGTGAACGACCCCCAGGCATGAGTAAGGTCTGGACATATGTTTTTATAGGTACGGTAAATGTGATGATTAGctgggtccacacagagcgagcatacgcgcgaggcaatttcctctCGCACAAAACTGCCAGTGTAGACGTGCCTCCCGCGCGCCGCCTCGGCCGAGGCACGTCTACACTGGCAGTtttgtgcgcgaggaaattgcctcgcgcgtatATGCttgctctgtgtggacccggccATTGACGTTTCGGGCTACGGGCTACCGACAGGTCACCTTTGTTAAGTACCTGCCTAATGTTGTAACGGAAAGTTAGAAATTAAATGGTGGAGCATAAATGCAATTGCATCGGCGTCAGATCAGGGTGCGTATCCAACGTGCAATGGTTAACGCTCCGTAGTGAACGAAACGCAAccgtcactgtcgcactagtggggaagagtgatagagagggaTGACTAAGATACGCTACgaagcgtaaacgattggcacgttggctacgcgcccAGAGCTATCACTCGGTTCGGAGGAATatagtttatatttttaaggcaTGATTAACTTCTTTTTCATGTGTGAATTTGCGCTTGCGGAATTATTCATTTGAACCCCGAATGAAAATAGATGACCTAGTTAAACATGGCTTATTCTTGTCACACGATATTTGTATTCTAACTGGGCGAAGCTCTTAAACGATTACGAGTATATTATAAATACGTAGTGATTATTTTCTCTTTGTTATAaatgaattttctttttaaCTACTATTTCGTATTTCTTACATCAcattttattgccaaaaacattgatattaaaattaagGAAAATCAAGAATAAAGAGAATGGACTGATAAAAAACCAGTTACAAATGGTAATGGTTCTTGATTTGATTCACTAGGTATTTAATTAGGTAACTGATAACACATGTTTACTGAGTTTGATTTTTGTGTCACTTAATTAATTTGGATGTTTCTACATTCCAAATTGCTAAGCATAATCTTAAATTCTACCAAAGCTGGAACCTGAGTAACATTGCTTTTTGcactttaagtaggtacctataggtttaAATTactaatacctaattaaaagaTCTTCTGATCTGCGATATtgacttaaatataccttaatatattatgttatgaatataaattgtgatatataccGCAACTTTTGGAGCGGTGCGTCTGTTAAGTTTtagaattaaaaatacatatttcttTATCCAATATGCACGAGTTTCATTTTCACTCAAACGAAACTTTAGTCATCATGGTAAGCAAATTGTCCTACCCTTATGTCAATCAATATAAAAGGGCCCACATATTACCAGTTcgtcggacgatatcagcctgtcagttgttcgccACTGTCACCTTTTActattaactgacaggctgatatcgtccggcgaactagtaacagtgggccccttaagaggcGAGTTGGCTATTAAGGTCCAGTGTTACCTCTCTACACTCAGCCCTCACACCGGTCTTGCCCTTGAGCTATTTTATATTTCGCTTTTTGTAGGCCCATTTTGTGAGAGCGAGTTACCGTTTGCTGGACGGAAATAACATTGAATAGGTCCCTCTTATTAGGCATGCGTCCGATTTTTTTGTCCCATAGCCCAATATTTAGTTCATCGCTTTCATTCAGTAGCCTAGTACATTTTAGATTAGTCGGTGTTGCTTCTGCGTGCGTCTCAAAGACACGGGCAAGGGCAGTATCCGCTCAAAAGGGCATCTGCGTCTGCGTGCTATAACTGCGCCTCAAATGTCCGGAAAACAATTTACGGGAAAGACATACAATCAATTTTAGTTCATTGATAAATATATTTcgtaatatttattacaatattagttttaattgaaaataatgGAATGTAGCGTACATTTTAtacgtataaaaaataatatagataGGGGCATAACATTGacgaaattaaaataataactattataatctTACATCAGAAAGATAACAAAGAAATTAATAAGTGGTTTATACTGActcacttaaataaataaaataaaagccttttaaaaatgtttttttttatagctgTCTGTACCTCATCCCCATTGATAATTACTCTTCGAAACCTTTCCAATGAGCCCAAACTGTAGGAGGTCCCGTTTTTTTCTTCGATGAGTTGACCGCCCTTACAactgcatcatcagatcagcttgatATTAGCATAATATTGAAATGTTTAAGTAGATATTCGGCATATTTAATCATTATAACTAACTAACATAATATGGGACTAGtcctaaaaaaaattgttgggACAGACAATATCCTCCATCAACCATTAAATAATTGTAGTACGTATGAGTACCAAATACTGAACTTTAAAACTTACATAGGTATTTACCTTTTTCTTGACTATCAACAAGAGCGTTTTCTATTTGAACAATTGGTGTCATTTAGTGTCTTCTTGGCAACGACAATGCAATGGACGTTATTGTTACATCATCACATTTAATTTTGCTATTCCTTGTAATTTCTAATTGTAATCTTCGTTATCAAAATCAACACTATTATCACAGGCTGGACTCTCCATCGCCCTTTTTCAACTGGCTCCTGCTTTTACCAAAATTGTCAAGAGCGCTCAGTCCCGCTTTCAAGCTGTTCATCTCAATTCTGTTCCACAAAGTCCCCATTATCAGATAATAGAAGCTTAGTCCAGTGATAATTATCTTTAGCACGTTGTATAATACGTAGTCCGGCCAATAACCGAACGAGCCTAGTAGAAACATGAAGATGAGTCCTCCGGCAATCAAATACAGCTTCCTTGTTCTGGATAAGTTGGAGAATGCCTCATCGCAGACTTTGTAGGCGGCTGCAATCGTGTCATCCAGTGACCCGTCCTTGTTATAGACCTTGTGGTCTTTGTACGAGCCTTCTGTCGGCCGCATATGGAGTTCAAGCGCGACTGCGTTGTGGTCCGAGTATGAAAATTGCTGCCCAGGCACCCTATCTTCAAGTGGGTTGCCAAAGTTCATTACCTCggcctaaaaataaaatacatgttAGATGCATCTAGAAAATATAAGTAACTTTATCAGAAGTGCTTATTTATCATTCACATGATTGGGCTAGTTATTTTCCCCATTAACTTAATGGCGTCGATTGAGAACAATATCCTTCAGGCCTAAGTTTTTAAAAATTGATTTCATGTTATTTGAACAAATCCCGATCTCCCCTACATAAAAATTATCCGAATAAACTTACAGCCCACTGAGAGTTGACATGGTACAATATATGATCAATCCTCTTCCCCTCAGGGCACAGCTTCGCTTGCTTCTGATCAGAGTAGCTGTTGTTGGCGTTGTCGTTTGTGCCGGTGGCTTTCCTAACAGCAGGGTTGGTATTCTCACACTCTAAGTCGTACGGGTCTATGAGTGATGGAAGTTCTGTTATTAatctaaaagaaaaatatttaacttTACCAGAGACCAGTAAATACTCAAGACGGACAACATCGCATTCCTCGCgtctttttataatttttagggctatttacctcaaaaggaaaaaatcagaacccttataggatcactttgttgttcgtccgtctgtctgtcaagactCTTTGTCTCGGGAACGCGTGGTCAGGTCTACACCTACAGTCCCTTGAAGTCGTGAAAAAAATCAAATTTCTAAGTTAACGGCAAAAAAGATACGGCCATTTATTCCGTAAAAAAAACCTATATTTCAACACTCAAATGAATCAGAATTTATAGGGTAGGTACTTCCCCttgacctagaactatgaaatttggcaagtaggTAAAATCGTCTTACACTACATGTACGAGGAAATACCGAAAACCAATACCTGATtttctaaaaactaaaaagtgaAATTTATAAGGAACACTCGGTGGGtgagtgcgactcgcacttgtccgcttttttttaagagcccttcaacgagcacactagcgccacagcaaaataatcgtgattatttaaatttaaccaaaaatattgaaaaaagtcggccgctacgtactgtattgtgtatttaagtaccttttgaatacatcaaactagtttttatgttgctggtttcgtcgatctaggcactcaaaacaaaaacggccgttttaactttggacgcatagattgacgaatccagcaatataaaaactagtttgatgtattcaaaaggtacttaaatacacaatacagtacgtagcagccgccttttttcaatatctgtcgttaaatttaaataatcacgattattaagcTGTGgcgcacgttgaagggctcttaagtacatatttgtttCATTATAGGTACCTGTAAGACAAATCACCAGGGCCTGTGTTGAGGTCTCCAGCAAGGATTGATACATCAGCTGTGGATTTAGTCAGATTTACAAACTCTGCAGTGGAATGTGCTTGCAGAGTCCTATGTGCTAAGTAAATGTCATCCTCATGGTACTCGGCAtgcaactgaaaaaaaaaatgtaatttcaaCATTGAAATTTGTTTTTGTGATTTAGGGGTAATAAATTAGTTTAAACATAGCCATGGCTGcacattttttttagaattcAAAGTAATCTATATTTGATTATAGataatttatagtttattttcctATGGAGTAGCTGTCATATAAAATGTTTTGTATTCTAACATTTACTTGAGTAATACAAATGTGGCAAAAACATATTTCATCCACAACATTTTAAATCTAGCCCAACCAAAAGATAATTGAATGTTGATGGAACTGTCATAGTGACCATAATTTGACTCGACCAGTTATTAGCATTTTCGCATGTaagtttaaattgtgatatattaAAGCTAAAATACTAGTTTATTGAAATACTTACATGGGTACAGTAAATGTTAACCATCCTATCTTTTACTCGGATCCGACACAAACCGACACCCTTGCCTCCGAACCAATCCCCATGGTGGATCTTATGGATATAGCCGTTCAATGGCCATTGGTGGAAAAAGACGTCCTGGATAAGCCACTTCGAGAAAACACAGAGACCTGATCCAAGGACTCCACTgggaaattatttaaaaagacatTAATAAATTTCAGTTATAGAAATTTAGTTTCGAGGGACCCTTTGAATTTTTAGGAGAATAATAGCATTATTCTCATAAAAGTTCAAAAGATTAGCTTTCATAAACAACCATTTAGGGAATACTTCTACTTCGTGCTcaaactaataaatataaaatgtaaggaGGCTAAGAAACAACATGTAACTAGTTAATATAAACATGACTAGATATTTTTGCAAAGTATTTCAACATCAATGTTAAtggtataattttaaaatataggtactgtTAGTGCATTAGAAAACAAAGTAAAATACCTGTAGAAGTAATGTGAGTAGGGCAGGTTGCGTTTcaatttttctttaataaacAGATAATCATCCTCACTCCAAACCTCCTGTAGACACACCACTGTATGACAACTTTCTTGTAAATATGTTGAGATTGCTTCCATTCGTTCTTTTCTGTTTTTAGAGACAATAGGTATACCCCTAGAACAATAAGAGGCGTCTTAAACAAATTAAGTAAGctttaaaaacataatacctaaCTTATTAGCGCCGTTGCTAATGATTTACCTAACTTCATTGTAACTTTGAAATATTTAGTTTGCTTGTAACTTACCAACAATTAagcgtaaaaatatttaaagaaaaGTCCGACATGGCAAGGAAAAAAACAGTCGACACGAAACAAGAAACTTGTTTTACTTCTGAAGTTTTTAGTACTATCTTAGTTTCTTTATAATATGCTTTAAACTGTGCTACTTCTTATAATTCATAACgagaaaataagtaatgatttgTCTcaagattaaattattttaatagatAGCAAATGGATATGATGATAAcctatttaaaatgaaaatcaGAGTACTGTCAAAATAAAGTTTCGTAaacttcaaaatattaataCAAATTTCAACCTTAATACTAAAGCCAAAAAGTCTAAATTTATCTGTACTCTCAGACTACATGTACATAATATTAACTGTTTGAGATACTGAATTAAACGCTCATTTATCTTGTCACACGACCGAGCTGTCATTATTATAGTCCTAACACACTGCCGTATCGTACTGCGACCTTGGTACCGTACCCcgcatagatataagaatatatacagcaagggcccaaccttttctgttctctttcacgacgcagcaacttggtcaacatctagcgtctcatcttgtaaagcccgctccacactcgtgcgcgaatcgcggcgcgaagccgcgaacgtgagtctggagtcgatttcgcatatcagcgaactagactccacactcgcgttcgcggcttcgcccgcgattcacgcgcatagtctggagggcgcttaacTCCATTGGaaaagcaggttccgatatgttgacgcttggagagcgaaatgccgactgaggttagcgatgttacgattcgacttcacaaatcggttcaaaccgatttaggtctgaagtcgactaaatcgacgt
This genomic interval carries:
- the LOC134666790 gene encoding transmembrane protein 184C, which encodes MCSHSVFSLFSKWRLWIKPLLVALYVILIIVLVPILIAHSISNGFSKADQGALVGGGFVLLAMPISIWEITQHVLHYTKPSLQKHIIRILWMVPIYALNAWLGLQFPEQSIYMDSLRECYEAYVIYNFMKYLLNYLNEDQDLEALLETKPQVYHIFPLCCLAPWEMGREFVHNCKHGILQYTVVRPVTTVISMICELCGVYGESDFNPNVAFPYMIAINNLSQFLAMYCLVLFYRANRVELKPMKPIGKFLCIKAVVFFSFFQGVIINILVYCGVISNLFGIPESDTKIMSSKLQDFLICIEMFLAAIAHHYSFSYKPFARHEPDSRSCLGSFLAMWDVSDVKRDISEHLGVVGSSFSRRLRGKSMYHMARGYDESSRLVNEPTSSSAPNLTVEEPVVDIRPSVYGSVDTTITASADSEPLLGSVNDPQA
- the LOC134666682 gene encoding putative neutral sphingomyelinase, translated to MSDFSLNIFTLNCWGIPIVSKNRKERMEAISTYLQESCHTVVCLQEVWSEDDYLFIKEKLKRNLPYSHYFYSGVLGSGLCVFSKWLIQDVFFHQWPLNGYIHKIHHGDWFGGKGVGLCRIRVKDRMVNIYCTHLHAEYHEDDIYLAHRTLQAHSTAEFVNLTKSTADVSILAGDLNTGPGDLSYRLITELPSLIDPYDLECENTNPAVRKATGTNDNANNSYSDQKQAKLCPEGKRIDHILYHVNSQWAAEVMNFGNPLEDRVPGQQFSYSDHNAVALELHMRPTEGSYKDHKVYNKDGSLDDTIAAAYKVCDEAFSNLSRTRKLYLIAGGLIFMFLLGSFGYWPDYVLYNVLKIIITGLSFYYLIMGTLWNRIEMNSLKAGLSALDNFGKSRSQLKKGDGESSL